CTCAGTTTTTTTTAATGAGGGGacgtttacacctcttagccaataacctcCGCATTTGAATTCTAAACATCCAATAGAgaaggatgattagaatttaaagggacatgaaacccaaaaatgttcttgttatcctttgctgaaaagtttatctaggcaagtttaggagcagcagagaacctaggttctagctgttgattggtggctgcatatatatattgattgtgattggctcacccatgtgttcagttagaaaccattagtgcattgctgctccttcaacaaatgataccaagagaattaaacaaattagataatagaagtaaattagaaagttgcttaaccctttgagtgctaagcactttcccacctgggtactaagattttttaattttttttttaatttttttattttttgaacaacatttttttaactttttttttccagatccccaagacttacactgttggaaaggtttaggctattacctttccaatggtgggtcttgggggtctgtagctgcttagatgcctgagatacaggcttctaagcagcatgccccctgctccaatACTGTCAGGGATTTCCTCTGCTATGTTATGTCTCTGCTATGCTATGTCTCTTTAAGACAACTCTATAAGTTCCCACAATGCACCCTGCTTAGTTGTCAATTAATTTTGATGTGTAGCAAGACTGCAGTGTCTCTCTTGTTCTTATCACCGTTTGACTCATCTTGCTTCGCCAAGGATTATACCAACTATTTACTCACAAAGTTATATGCTTTTATAACCTGCCTCAGCAGGGGGTTATTTCCACCTTGCCACCTTGTTACCTGCTGTAAAAGACTTGTTACTGCCTAACTACAGTAAGATCCGGACATTCTCTACAGAACTCCTACCTTGCAGCATACAACTGATTCCAGTCATCCGCACTCTAAGCTGCATCGACCGCGGTCACAGCCGCAACTAACAAAACCTCCGGTTAAGGATTTTCACAGATCCGAGCTGCCGACTTTTCTCGCACCTGATTGGTGCTCACACACACACCCCTTCAGTTTCGTCAGACGCGCAACTTACAAGCGCTCCCGGCCTGGCCTCAGGAATCGCCTAACTCTGCAGTGTTATCTTGCAACCGATTGGAGCCCTGAACCACACCTCCAGGTAACCATCCTCAAACCTGCAGAGCTCTATCGAGTACAGTTAAAGCTGCAGTTAAGTGACATTTGTCAGTACTATTACACTGCAACCACTTTAAACAACTTAAAGACTTAAAGCAGTACTTACTTTATAGGATTCAGTTCCTCATCAGATACTGGCATATTAACCCATTACTCTCAAGTTTCCACCTCAAGTTCTCCTAAAATATTACAGGACTCAAatttctctcctgtaaccaaataacaaggtgatcacttaaagggatatacccaACACAGAAAGTATTATTTGCCAACTCCCAATATtatatctgcagttgtgttccaaagTCTCACGAATACCTTAACAAAATTACGCTGCATTAcaaatacttaacattgttaagtataaataaagttgtgcagtgacgtcatcccGTTAATGCGTGTGACATCaccatgcataacgtgaagccctggtGATGCCTGCCCAGGTGATGCCTGTccctatgcaggcctgatcgctggggtaggagcaggtgggaacccccagatctcccacaaggtgggagagtgctagtgacggctctgagccgtcattagcaccagagtgggaaactctgtgacggctcagagccatcattagcactaaaggggttaaaattgtattctctctctgaatcatgaaagaaaacatttgggtttcatgtccctttaaatttaaaaaaaaagttatttctattggctgattcaaataagCCTATAGGGATTTACTGATTTGTTACAGAGATGCACTAAAACGCCGGCGACTGGAATTGAGCCCCAGACACTGACCGCCGGAGGACTGGCCAAAACCTTCTTGGCctacgggctcctggaactcaatgCTGGACTGGAATTGAGCCACAGACCACCGGCCATGGAGGTTTTTGGTCTGGCACTGCCGCTGGTCTGGGGCTCAATTCCGGTCCAGTACTGAGTTCCAGAATCCCAGATAGGCCAAACAGGTTTTGCCTGTTCTCCGGCGGTGATCTGAGGCTCAATTCTGGTCCGGCATTGAGTATGAGAAGTCCGGATAGTCTGAGCAGGTTTTGACGGTGTCACCGGCGTTTTAGTGCATCTctatgacacattatttaaacactgatgataactttagcgacatagctatatagttatataaaggtttattacttatagtatagtttattatacttagttatttttttacagTAGGCAGTTAGATGGGCGTTACAGGGGAGTTTTGTTTACACATTATGTCAAtataggcggtattagggacttgGTGTTTCAGGGGGTGTAAgttaggcgtgacgtaggtgtaggcggtcaggggcagttagctgggcggtgcagggggagtgtaggttagctctaaCTTAGGTATAGGCGGTCGGTTGGAGGTAATGAGGTGGAGTAGGGGGAGTGTGCTAGCGTTTGTTTGCACAATGGCATATCCCACTGTGCCTTGCCCTCTTCATGTACAGCAGAACAAAAGTTAATGCAGCAACTGTGGTGGTGAGCATGCTACTGAGCGCAATAAATGCCCGGCTTTTAACAAACAATGTAACTTCTGCAACAAGTGGAATCATTTTGCAAAGTGCTGTAAATCTAAGCCTCAAAGTACAGGTGAGTGGCTGGTGCTATCTAGTGGAACTAAAAGACAATACAAGCACAGAATAAATGAAGTGGAAAGTGATGATCATCAAGATTATTTCCATtgtgaaagtgtggacctatatgCAAATAGAGGAGAAATATTCACCATCCCTTTCAACAACCTGGAACAAGCTGGTCAACCTGAAAATAAACACTGGTGCTAAATGCAACATCATGTCCTTATACACATTGCAGTGCATTGACCCAATGCTAAAATAGACCAGTCAAATAAAGTAAATCTGATAGCTTAAGGCGGTCAAACAAATCAGACACTGGGTGCTATTACACTGACTCTTTCAGGCAAGTTACTATTCCACATAGTAGATAGAAATGTTAAAAGCCTGTTAGGTTTACCAGACAGCATGACATTAAATCTCATCCAACAAAGTCCAGAGGTACATGCTGTACAATCACAAGCTCCTAAAATAACTGATTATGAGGAACTGTTCCGCACTGACACTGTTGGTAAGCTTACAGTCACATATCATATGTACCTGGATGAATTGGTGCATTGTACAGTGTGTGCACCCAGAAGGATGCAGCTGACCATGAAAGACAAAGTGGTTCAAGAGCTGAAAAGGATGACCAGATTGGGCATCATTCTTCCAGTGGAGAAGTCTACCCCTTGTATGTCTGCCATGGCTGCTGTTATTAAGAAGGATGTTATGGTACGCATATGCATTGACCCTGTGCACCTTAATAAGGCTCTCCTGAGGCCTTATAATCTATTAAAGACTGTAGAGCAAGGAAGAGCTTATATGCCATGAGCAAAGGTCTTTATCATTTTAGATGCAGAATGTGGATTCTGGCAAATCCCTCTGGTTGAGGAATCATGAAAACTCACAACCTTCATGACCCCGTTCGGAAAGTACAGGTTCTTATGGATGCCATATGGGATTTCGAATGGAAGTGATGTTTTTCAGAGATGCATGGAACAGCTCTTTGCTGGACAGCCATGTGAAATAGTTGTGGTTGACATCCTGATTTGGGGCTCTTCCATTGAGGAACATGACCGACTTAAATACATACTAGACCATGTCAGAGCCATCAATATGCAGCTTAACCAGACTAAATGTTACTTCAGGGTCTCTGAGGTGCCATTTGTAGGCCACCTTCTCACAGATAAAGGTGTCAAGCCTGACGCAGACAAAACTAAGGCCATACACCAAATGCCTGCCCCAGAAGACAAATATGGAATACAAAGGTTTCTGGGCATGACCAATTATTTCTTAAAGTTTATACACCGCTACAGTGAAATAATGGCTCCCCTCCGTCAGCTCCTGCGCCAAGGGATAttcatttgtattaaaaaaatgtttatttaaaaaaaagaaagattgttgttatataggcaccctacaacccaattgaatCCATTAATACTTTTTACTgggtgaaaatgattatccatagtgtgatctggagcaggcactcaaaacagtgtgtcactctgtTTCACAGTTTGACTTGACTAGGCACTGGAAACCATTCAAAAGAGGGCTGCGTCTAGGAAATAAAAGTTACAAGGAAATACTTTATGACCTTAAGAGGAGTAGAGGTATTACAGCAAGACCACCCCCTTAACTTGTAGCTagtcagccccagctgctgcagtccACTGGGatttctcctggtatcctggtaggccaattcaGTCTTGACTATACATTACAGCTGGCAAAGGTTCCtttttatgtacagtatatcatCTCCTCTATGTATGGTCTAGTATCTCTTGTATACATTCTAAAGTTATCCATAATTGTATACTATAGTATCTCTTCTTTgtaatattatacacatacacacatataaatatgaatattttattttatatatatatatattacatacttgTTCAGAGTGATATGATCCATTTACATAAGTTATGGGATCATTTATATGTATTGAATATCAATGTGAAATCTTACATCCCCTCTATGTATTGTATAGTTTCCTATACAAATTATATATCATGACTTTAATATGCAATATTCCATCATTGTTACACATGACACACCAATCAATCTATATACAGTTTAGGGCTGTCTATATTCATGATAGAACCACCACTTTCTTTATGATAATAACATCTGATTTATATATATCAGCTTCATTTACAGCACAGCAAGGtatataatcacatttatattaCACAATTATCtgtacagataccgatataaaaatccagtgtaaaaccttttaaaaacgtacttagaagctcccaatttaacactgttaatgagataagcatgagacacccactgaaaggggctgattgAAGAacttcccccctcccctgcatatgaaaagacccattatacaaaaagaagcagtctgaagtcggtatacatcagtatacatctaaaactttggggtttggttaggagcctgaaaatcagcacaatgttagttaaaagtaagcaaaactatatttttttacaaaaacacacccagatgggctatataaatgaatcatctacaaaacctttatgcaaagaaaaataaagtgtataatgtccctttaacatagaattaTCTATACAAAGTACAGActcaggtctatatatatatacacacacacatatttttattttttgccttgatatACCATAAGGTATTCTCTTGTCAAATAAGGCAGTAACTttctatatagattttagtctTAGCTCTGTAACAAATTGAATCACCTTGTATAAGATAGTATTGTATCTTGAGTCTGTGATTATATTACAATGTTATATTTCAATTGACTTACTCTTTCACATCCTTGGAGCTAAAGTCCAGGTACCGGTTGCTAACCCACTGCAGCTCAAACCAATCTCGGTATCCATTGTTCCCACAGCACTTGAACTCAATCTGAAGTAGATCAATTGTTTTCTTCATAAAACATCTCCCAGGAGTATCTGTGTCCTTGTAATAACGCATGCCATTCTTCAAACCCTGGGCCAACGTGCTCTCCAGTGACCCTCTTGTAACAAAACACACCACAGAAATGAACAGCATAAAGATATTGAAGAGCACACAGAAGATCAAGTAAGGTTTTAGCATAGGTTTCCACTTTGCAAATTTAGCTGGGTCTAGGGAGTCGTAACAGATTTTACCTGCCAAGCCATTGAGAGCACAAGCCATGGCCCCAATCAATATTAAGGAATTCGGCACAAAATGGCTCTCAGCATTATCCATCACTTCACTTCTTTTCCTCAATTCTATTTTAAGAAAAATTCCCATGCTGAAGAGGACAATGCCTGCTAGCACACAGCACCAGTTCATGAGCCATAGCCCTTGGGCTAGCTTGACCCTTTTCTTCATATTAAATTTTACTTTCATCATTGCCATTTTCGGACGATATTAATTTCAGTAATACGTGCTTATATTCTAAAAATTAATGATAATCAATGTCATTTCAACATTCAGTCATTCAAAATTGACTCTGATAGGTGTGTTTCTTCCATACTGGTCACCAAAACCTCAATTTACAGCAAGTAAGTATCTTATAATATTTAATAGCACAGTCATTAAAGTTAATTGGCAAAAAAAAGACCCACAACTACATCTACATCCGGTCACCCTGTTCTGCAAAAGAAGAATCTGTCAGAAAGTTTCAGATGATAAACCTTTTTTTGCAAGACGTCATCTAATGCCTCTAAGCTTCTTTATCCCATTTGTGAGAGTCTCTGTCCCCCAGCTAAGCTTCAACAATAATCCTCATTTTACTGGTTACTGGATTTGTGCTTTCACACGCTAGGAAACATTGTACTAGATAGTAGTATAATAGAGGGAAACACCGGCGGGATATGTTACTGAGCATCAGACTTAATAAAAGGAACAATATTTGTATCTTAGAGCAAGGCAATTTTGTACATACATTGTACATTGTTGCTGAATAAAAGGATATAATATACCAGGTGAAAGCTTTGATAGCTCATTATGGAATATAATCCTGTGAAAGTACAATGTAATTGATTATAAACGCATTACCTAAAAAAAAAGGAgcaaatatgtaaaattattatagACAAATGCCCTGGATAGAATATTTTTGTAGTGTGTGACAACTCTTTAAAAAATATTCACAGgctatttaattatgtatttattaatatatatttttttatcaataaagatcaccgcaataaagcaaatatagtaataaagtgagtcacactatttttttatatataaaagttatatttacactctaCTATAGTAAATTAAGTGTGCATTAGCATTAATTCTAAAAAGCAATGtacatacattattttaaaaaaatact
This genomic stretch from Bombina bombina isolate aBomBom1 chromosome 4, aBomBom1.pri, whole genome shotgun sequence harbors:
- the PRPH2 gene encoding peripherin-2 encodes the protein MAMMKVKFNMKKRVKLAQGLWLMNWCCVLAGIVLFSMGIFLKIELRKRSEVMDNAESHFVPNSLILIGAMACALNGLAGKICYDSLDPAKFAKWKPMLKPYLIFCVLFNIFMLFISVVCFVTRGSLESTLAQGLKNGMRYYKDTDTPGRCFMKKTIDLLQIEFKCCGNNGYRDWFELQWVSNRYLDFSSKDVKDRIKSNVDGKFLIDGVPFSCCNPSSPRPCIQLQVTNNSAHYSYEHQKEELNLWNRGCKEALLNYYTNMMSSMGALVFLAWILEIAVTVGLRYLHTCLENNANPEDPESESEGWLLEKSVKETVKTLWDFVKSLGKINQVESSEAEGGDKAPAVTTVS